Proteins encoded in a region of the Loxodonta africana isolate mLoxAfr1 chromosome 22, mLoxAfr1.hap2, whole genome shotgun sequence genome:
- the TMEM158 gene encoding transmembrane protein 158, producing the protein MLPLLAALLAVSCPLLPVRGGAAEAPGLLGAPPNASVNGSSPGEPAAPRLLASAAPGPPEPSGPEEAAAAAPCNISVQRQMLSSLLVRWGRPRGFQCDLLLFSTNAHGRAFFAAAFHRVGPPLLIEHLGLAAGGAQQDLRLCVGCGWVRGRRPGPLRPAAGAPTALPAYPAAEPPGPLWLQGEPLHFCCLDFSLEELQGEPGWRLNRKPIESTLVACFMTLVIVVWSVAALIWPVPIIAGFLPNGMEQRRTTASAAATAPAAVPAGTTAAAAAAAAAAAAAAVTSGAATK; encoded by the coding sequence ATGCTGCCCCTGCTAGCTGCGCTGCTGGCCGTCTCCTGCCCGCTGCTGCCCGTCCGCGGAGGGGCCGCGGAGGCGCCGGGCCTCCTCGGGGCGCCCCCTAACGCCTCCGTCAACGGGTCGTCCCCGGGCGAACCCGCCGCTCCGCGGCTGCTGGCTTCGGCAGCCCCGGGGCCCCCGGAACCCTCGGGCCCggaggaggcggcggcggcggcgccgtgCAACATCAGCGTGCAGCGGCAGATGCTGAGCTCGCTGCTCGTGCGCTGGGGCCGCCCGCGGGGCTTCCAGTGCGACCTGCTGCTCTTCTCCACCAACGCGCACGGCCGCGCCTTCTTCGCCGCCGCCTTCCACCGAGTCGGGCCGCCGCTGCTCATCGAGCACCTGGGGCTGGCGGCCGGCGGCGCGCAGCAGGACCTGCGCCTCTGCGTGGGCTGCGGCTGGGTGCGCGGCCGCCGCCCCGGCCCGCTCCGGCCCGCCGCTGGGGCGCCCACCGCCCTGCCCGCCTACCCGGCAGCCGAGCCCCCCGGGCCGCTGTGGCTGCAGGGCGAGCCGCTCCACTTCTGCTGCCTGGACTTCAGCCTGGAAGAGCTGCAGGGTGAGCCGGGCTGGCGGCTGAATCGCAAGCCCATCGAGTCCACGCTGGTAGCCTGCTTCATGACCCTGGTCATCGTCGTGTGGAGCGTGGCCGCCCTCATCTGGCCGGTGCCCATCATCGCCGGCTTCCTGCCCAACGGCATGGAGCAGCGCAGGACCACCGCcagcgccgccgccaccgcccccGCCGCAGTGCCCGCGGGGACCaccgcggccgccgccgccgccgccgctgctgccgccgccgcggCCGTCACCTCGGGGGCGGCGACCAAGTGA